AAAGGTAAtgcagcactggaacagatACCCAGAAAGGTGGCAGTATTTCCACCCTTGGAGGGTTTCCAGACTTGGTCGGATGAAATCATGGTGACCTGATTGAGCCAGAGGTTGGAtcagagacctccagaggtctccTCTGACCACCACTTCTTTGATTCCACAGTATCACCTGAGATTCACTGCAGTACACAGGCATTGTGCACCCCCCGGTCTCACCTGCTTCCCTTAGCTGGGATAGGTAGCCCTTTGGCTACCAGTAttgtctgctgctgctcctctcaTCACAATTAGTATATTCTTTCCCCTTGTTGTCTAGGCCTCTGCCTACCGATACCTCCTTATCTGTCATCACATAGTTATTTAACTGGTTTTCATCTCCCTGCATAGGAAAACAGATACATAGCCCTCTCCCAGCAGTTGCAGCATCACTGAATAGCTCTCTTGAACCTGATAGCTGCACAGTAAAGTTATATTTACTAGCTAGCTTGGTAAATTGCACAACTATTTACCAGAGCTGTTCCTTTTAGCCAGGCTGATCCAGCATGCAATGGattgcagctctgcagcatggaAGAGAGTCTCAGCTTTAGCACGCACCTGGAGGGATTTGATACAGAGAACAGTCAAGAGCGGCTTACTGCTCTGCAAAACAAAGTCTATCACAACTGCCATGTTGGAGCCTCTCTGCAGGCAGTAACCCGCAACTCATTTCACAGccacagcacaggctgcagacctcccccagctcctctgcatAAACAGCTAATGGGTAAATctgctgaaatgcagttttggCTCCACTGGAGCAGgtataaaaacaaaccagagaaAAGAGCCTTGCCTGAGTAGAGAGCTTTGTTGCATTTGCCTAAGGTGAAGGAGTTGCACAGATGCTTGTGCTCTTTTTCACTGGCTGATGGGAATATGTGGGTGCCCTCTGAGAGCACAGATAATGCCAGGTAATAACACATAGGGCCAGGGGAGCAGAGATGAGTGCATCTCAGATTGAAGGGGTATGCAGGGACTCACAGGGTGTGCTGGTAGGTGTGTGATGTTACCCTGGTGAGGCAGTGGGAGAGCTAGTCAGAGCAGCTGGCCACATCTGACAGTTCAGGGCTCATAAGCCTAACTTCAACAAGAAGAATTGATATTCCTTGTGAGGCTTTTCCAAGTAGGATTGAAGTGGTGAATGAGGATAGGATTGGGATGCAAGGAGTAAGTCTGTATCAAGAAGCTGTATCTGGCCAGTGCAAGGTGCTTCTTGGGCTAGGTGCCTTTAAGTTGTACTGGAAGAGCTAGGGCTGGGGGTTATCATGGTTTTCTGCAGGTGTGCATACATAATTATAGCAGGCCACAGCAAGGATAAGTTGTGTTACTGCAGGGCTTCACCACTGTGAAGAGAGGAACTgaacagcagagaagcagccattttctctgtgtgtgtctgaaaGACGGGGAAAAGCAGTAGTTAAAATACTCAGAACTCCTCTCTCATGGCTTAATTTTCTTCCCGTGATGTTTTTCCCACAAAGTCAGGGCTGGCAGTGGCACCACATGCTGCCGGGCTTGGAGGGGTAGAtcatgctgctgcagagcaaaccAGCTTCTATGCAGCTGAAGAAGGTtttgcaggaggaaaagaaaagaaaaataaacaaacctgcTTCAACATCCAAGTCTTTCACAAAGCTAAAGTCGTCTAAAAAAGCAAGCTGCAAAGATATGGCTGCTTTCAGAGGCTGCTCGGCAGGGCTGGAGGTGACCTTGCACGAAGAAGCGCGGTGGGAAAGGCTGATACAATATTGATTTAAAGAGGGACACTGCAAAAGCAGCCCAGCCGCGGTTTTGGGGATGCTCCTCAATCCCAGCTGATCGCGCCCCgcttccctgctgcctcctgcgTTCGGTAAAGCAAGAGTTAACGGGTttaagggttgggttttttttttttcccttgtgctttGCGAgagtgaaaatgaaacaaacggcctcctcctcctgctgccgctgccgctcctgctgctgctggcggcgcccgggcccgggcccggcacccGTGCGGATTCCAGGGCttgggggcggccggggggcggcTGCGGTGCGGGGCAGGATGGCCGGGGCCCTGGTGCTGTGCGGGGCCCTGGTGCTGTGCGGGGCCCTGCGGGCCCTGCAGGCGGGTGAGCAGCCCCTCCCATCGCACCCCTATCCCACCCCTTTCCGAGTCAAGGTCGGGAAAACTAGGGTCTGCCtcaaggctgctgctgctgccggggcagggtggcacagggctgggagagcaACCCCAAAGCGGCAGCCAGCCTCCAGCCTCACCGTTATTTACCCTCCATCCCCAAGAAACGCGTACACTCCTTTGCAGTGGGGTTCATGTATTCAGCAATCATTTCCCTCCCTAAAGGGCCAGCGAAAGCTCCCACACCAGCGCCTCAGTTTCGCAGCGTGGATATTGCCCTGGGCTGCTCCTACGTGATGGAAGATGTAAGAGGCTTGCCACGGGCTTTCAGCGGCTCGTCCTCCGAGAATCCTGCTACCCTCGTGCTGAGGGGTATCAGCGTCAGAGATGACGGGAACCTGGATGATGTGAATGAGTACAAAGTCCCGCAGGAAAATCCTGACTACTCTTCTCCCATTATCTTTGAAACCTCAGGTgagtgggagagctggggtgggagagctgctgccGGCGTTTTGGCCACGTACCTACACCAGGCTTctgcaagatttttctttaactgagTTTATGtaattgtcatggttttagctggaatagagttaactttcttcactgtagctgtgTAATTTTTGAATGGCCACTGAAGTCGCATGCGTGACTCCCTGAATTTGGCAATTTGGACTTTAAGAAAGGAAGTTTGTGGAAGATGTTAGAAAGCCCTGTTGAGGCACCTCGTTCCTACTGGGGCTGTCCTAGATGGCTTGTTTCTTgggaaatactttttcaaaaaCAACTTGGGAATTATTCCACTATATTACAGTATTATTACACCTCTGAAGAGCATTCACATCTTTAGCCATGCAGGTGTTTTTTGCTAGCAGGAAGCATCATGCAGCAGACCAGTCCTGCTCAGAAGGCTGGCTCTGTGCAACTCGGCTCTCCTTACTTCACCCATGGGTGCCAACCTGCAATCCAGCCTCAGTTCCCTTTGCTTTGGACATAGCTTTGCAAACACAGTCAAGCAAAGGCCTGAGGCTGTACTTCACTGTGGTCTTGATCACTGCCTACAGCGCTTATCTGCGGAGCATGTGCTTCAGTACAAGCTTGTTCAAGGCTCTGAGACATTTTCAGAGAGGAAGCTGAAGGCACAGCAGGATCTGTTATCCTGGGTCCAAGCTGTCTTTCAAGTGGTGTGGATGGACTGGGCATGGGTGAGTTCAAGCACACTACAGCCAGTCTACTGTCAGGCATTGCTGACACCCAGTGAATTTCAAATGATGTCCATGAAAAGCGTGTAGATCACTAGGGTGCTTACACCTACACTTTCGCCTGTGGTGGGATCAAAGGCACAGATACAGCACGCATCCAGTATATCCAGCCACTCCCACCTTCTTGCCACCCTTTCTTTCCTTACCTGGGATGCTTCAGTGTCCTCTTTCTTTCTGGATTCAGGCCTAAACTGAATAACCATTGCAAGTCTTTATTGGGCATTTCACATACACAACTTGCTGGGCATGCACATAGACTGGGAATACGCACACACAGCTCATACACAGCTAAAGGGAATCTGTTCTGTTTATTCTCCTTTCCTAGCAGTTTTCTTTGCCCAGAGTAAGCTCTCTGCAATTTGGCAAGATAAAATACAGCAACAGGCTGAGGTATATAAGATAGTCATTACAAACCTCTCATATTCTTCGCAGGCCTTCATCTATTAAGCCTAGCCGCCTGGCTTTTCTGGGCTCTGACTGGCCCCGACAGCACGTGATGCTTCTTCAAGATAATGTGTCTCATCacctttcactttcttttcccttttggaTTCAGATGGTTAAACCTCTTTCTCTATCCCTACAGCCCAGTCGATATCCATCCCATATGCAGAGTCCCTCCTGCATGCGGAATGTGATGGGGCAGAGGTGAACTGCGAGATCTTCCCatacagctcccagcaggctggtGAGGCACCCTGCCGTACCTCCTGGTTCATGGCCACCTTGCAGCTCTCCAGTGGGATCAGTGTCACCCTGGTGCTCCAAAGtccccactgcagcagccaggaggaggAGCATGATGCAACACTGCACCCAAAGCTGAGGATTCCTATGAGCAAGGAGGGGACAGTGCTGACCACAGGTGACGAGGTGGCCCGGGGTGTCCCCACAGCACCGAGTGACATGATGGGAGGGGAACCTACCTCCCCAAGAGTCCCATGCCCCACCTCTCACCAGGACCTGAGGGCTGCTGGGATTTGGTGCTAAGGGAAAAAGGGGTCATGCGTATTGCCCCTTCCTTGCCTCCTCTCAAGGTTTCCCATGCCCCAGCCCCTGAGGATGACAAGCACCTTCAAGACCATGGCATGCACTTGGTGTCCCCCTGTCTCCCTGCCCTGCTAACCCTGTCGGGCTGGTTTCCTCCAGCTCTTCAGTCCACATGGTAGCTGGGGCATCACATAGGGTGCCTGtacctcctccttccccaggtgGGGAGTCCACCACCAGCCCTTCCTACTTGAGGGTGCCTTCTTTAACCACATCTGTTTAACTCTCTGCTTGCCTgtgctcttctttctgtttctagTTGAATTTCAATCATCATCACGCAACACTTCCTTGTACACGCATCTTGGCAGCTCAGTCACCCTCGACTGCCACTTTGCCTTGGCTCCCAGCTCCTCATTCTTCTCCCTGGAGTGGAGGAGGCAGCACCGAGGCAGCGGTCGTAGCCTTTTCCAGTACCAGGTGGGGAGCACAGGCCCAGCAGTCCAGCCAAAAGTCCATGTGGATGTGGCAGAGCTTCTGGGGAGTGGAGACGCATCGCTTAGCCTGCAAGGAGTGAGCGTGGGAGACGAAGGGACGTACATCTGTTTGGTGTCCACTCTACTACACCAGGCACAGCATATCATCCAGTTGCATGTGGCTGGTGAGGAAGGGAAATGGCTGGGGCTAACAGGAATCCCATGTCCCCAGGCAATGAAACCTTGCCCTGCGCCCTTATCCCATTGCTTCCAACGCTCATTGTCACAGGCAGCTTGTCTACTCTCCCTTGGGGGCAGGGGCTTTTGTACCCCGCTGGCAATAAGTCAATTCCCTCTTTATCTCCTCCAGAGCCTCCAAGAGTTCGTCTTGTTCCAGAAGTGGTGTCATTCGAGAGAGGTGTGACGACCACTCTGACCTGCAACATTGCTGGCTATTACCCCCTGGATGTCTCGGTGAGCTGGACACAGAAGACTCCTGAGGATGACATGGAAATCCCTCTCTCAAACGCACGTTTCTCCAGCCACCGGCAAAGCCGAGATGGCACCTACAGCATCACCTCCTACCTCAGCATCAGCTCAGCCACAGCGCAGGCACCAGCCACCTACAGCTGCCATGTGTCACACATGACCCTGGCAGAGCCCATCTCTGTGAGTGCCCATCTTAAGGCACCAGGTAGGTGTCAGGGGCCAAGGGACAACTTCTTCATCCTGCCCAGGCCTCCTTCCACCTTCTCTACCCATCACAAGGATCAAAACCTCTGAGTCACACTACATCTGCCTGTTTCTCCATGCTTTCCTCCGGTGTCCACTCATATCtatcctccttttccctttccctttcactTTCTCAGCTTTTATTTCACTCCCTGAAGCTTTGGGGGAGGAAGTATCTCATTTCCTTCAGGGGAAAAGAGATTTTATGACCAAAAGTGGAGCAACAGAGCAAAAGTCTGTATCATGTGGGCTGGACCTCACTGGACAGGCACAAGAAAACAGCCATGTCCCAAGGAGATAGACACCCAGCTGAACCTGATGTTCAGCTAGAGACCAGTGCTGCTTGAGAACTGTAGCAAAAggtccttctccttctccccattGGAGCTGTTGGGTTCTCACTTTCCCTGCTGATGGGAGATTGCTCCTGTGTGTCCTCCTGACCCAGCAGGGAAAAGCAAGCAACACTGCAGTTTAACAAGTTATGACACACCAGTCCAGCCAGTTTAACTGGCCCTGGGTCTGTGTGGCTTTAGGTCACGTGTGTCGTGTCGCATCTGTGTGCCTGACAAGAGCATGCACATGGTCAGTTGCTGGGGGAGCGCATTTAACTGTGGCAGCTCACTGGCTGTTCAGCCACTCCAGCCAACCTAATGTCACtgatcctcctcttcctctgcagagcaaaCGGGATCGGAAGGACTGGTGGGGGGTTTCATTGCTACTATCATTTTCATCGTCGTCCTCTTCAATGTGCTCAAGAGAAGAGCAGGTAGGAGTTTAAAATGCTGAGCCACTTCCCTCATGGGCGAGATGCAGCAAGGACCATCCTCCACTCCCCTGCACACCCACTCAGGAGAGGTAGAGGTTAGGATATCCCAGGATCTGGGAGGGAGAAATGGGGAGCAGATGAGCTGGAGACTCATTTCTGGTGGAAGGCAGCATGAGGTGATGTTTTGCACTGCTTTGGTCTTCCTGCAtcttactactttttttttctctctccttttcagcTGAACGAAAGTCTGAGCAACTTCTAAGGGCTTCAGAATAGAGGAAACCCTTGTGTCACCCACCTGCAGTCCTTTGTCTCCCACCTCTTGACACATCCTGCTCAGGAGACCTAGCCCTGTCCAAATATTAACAGAGCTATTGGTTGGCGTGGGAGGGTTAGGGCTGCCCTTGGAGGAGGAGCTGAGTGACCAACTGTTCAGAGGTGGACTCACAGGAAAACGTGTCTTCATCCTGGGAGGGCAACATCGATAGCCTCAGCTCTTTGCTGGGATGCTGCATTACAGGCAACATGCAtccatttttagaaatgcctcTTCTCCAGTTTCAGGGAAAATTGTATATGTGTTTGTATGactgtatatatgtatgtatgtgtatgtgatGTAAATAGGTATGCAGCATTTACACGTGTATACAGGTATGGATCTGTAGATGTATATAGGTACCTTTGGTTAATGCCTATGAGGCAGGTGTTCAAGATACTTAGGTATGTGTGAGTTTTAACTGTGAAGTTGGGCAAATATGTATGCAAAATTGGTACTTCGAAATGGTAAGGCCTCAAACAAAGGAAGTTATGGGTTAAACTTATCGCAAATTACACAATCAGAACAATACATCTCTCCAGGAGGAAGAtacaataaaatttttaatagaaatttcACTGCTAGAAGTTCACAAGATGAAGATCTGTGGTTCTGTAGTTGTGAAAAAGATAGACATGATTAAACACTTTTCCTGCCTAACAGGGAATTTAAAGGTAACACTTAGAAATCTTGTATATAAccaacaggggaaaaaagagcagaaggaaggcGTGGATGGAAAGGAGATATATGGCACACAATAAAAGTGAGAATTTATGAAGCATACAAGGTGATAAGGAGTGTTCAACATAATCTGGAAAAACTGGATTGCTGCAAGTCCTAATGGCACTTGGAAGGAgttttttcaaaatacactgaaaacCAAGAAATGCTAACAACAGCCTACACTCATACTGGGCAGATATAGATAAAACTGTTGATAGAGAAGATTCCTGATGGAGGCTTTTTGATACAGGAAAGATATATGTTTGtatacagaaagaaacagaattgtGTATTCATACTACATGAAGATGGTAACTTCCTAATCTATTTGCAAACTAAGGTTTTAAATGCATCTCTAATGTGTAAGTATTTTCAGGTCAGTAGCTAATAGAATTTATATCTCAGAGTCATAAAAGGTTTGGCTGAGGAGGAACCTGGCCTAGTGGAGTTAGGTATTTAAAAATCCTGACATACTGCAGAAATCCCAAGGTCTTAGAAGAGCATGTTGTGCCAGTGTTCACAGAGAGAAAGCGAGATGGCACCAATGACTGTTAGATCGTTCCATAGTAATAATCATAGGTAAGAGGGTGTGAAGTTATTACAAGTTAGCTAGAAAAGGCCTCAACAATGGAAATTACATTAATAATttagtatgtttaaaaaaaaaaaaaaaaagtcgtgAGAAACTGACTTCATTCTTTGTCAAAATATTATATGTGGTTGATAAAAGCACTGGTGCAGATTTAACAAACCAAGAAATGtgtaaattctgaagaaaaaataatagtgtATGTATACATCATAATTTGCATTATATGGATTAATTACCAGCTGACAAATGGCAAAAATTCATTGtccaaaaagaagcagcaatcaCTGCTGAAAGCGTGTGCCTCTCTGCAAGACCTGTGCTGTTTAATATTTGCAATATTACAAGTGCAGGAGATACAGTTGTAAAAAATAGAGTTGATAAAATTTGCAAATGGCAAGCTCAGTATCTAAAGTGGAGTCCTTCAGATCAACACAAGTCACCTGGCCAGCCATACATACTCAACCAAGATGCTCAGTAATGCCAGTGGAGTCTCCTCAAGCACCAGACCACCACGCTGTCTCAATGCTGTTGATCCACAAATCCCTATCGGTTGCATGACCTGTGGGAACATGTAAGAGTGGCCATGGGCAGAATGTAACTGCTGGCAGAAGCAGTTTTTGCTTGTAtcatttccttctcattttgATGTGtggcaaataaatatttttagttccAACAATTGTCTTCTGTCTGTGCACCTGCCACACCACACTGTGGAGTCAAGCCAACTGCGTGGCTCCACGCCACTGAACAGGTGGGCTGAGTCACGCCCAGAGGGGGAAACCACCTAGGACTCAGGAAGGTGAGCTCCAAGCTTGGTGTCAATACCAGTCCCACCACTCCCAGAGGGTGCTACTCTGGAGCAGGACTCACAGAAGCTTTTTGTATTGCCTGCTGTATTCAAAGACACCCCCAGATAACCAGTGGGTTTGTGATAGCTGGCTCCTATGCAGCCAGGGAGGAAGGATGATCTGCCAAGAGCAGGAACCTCATTGGTGACCACTGCAGAAGTCACTGTCGCCTGTGACTGATAATGCCAAGTCAGAAgcccagcaaagcctgaagCTGCAACACTTGTTGACACTACAGGTGCCcatatgttttatttaatgcattGAAAGCTTGGAGGTGGTCCAGAGCAAAATGATAGGACAAATTAGGAAGGTCAGAAAATGCCTTACAGGGGGCACTTTGAGACATCACTCTGCTCTTACTAAACCGGTATCCCTCAACTACACCACAGAAAACAGAGTACTGGTGGCACCGTAACCTGCAGAGAAAGGCACAGTGAGAATCAACAGCTGCAAGTTATATTTAGGCATGTTCAGAGTAGAATAAGATACAGTATACTCAACGATGAGGATGATTGTCCTAGCCACCTGTCAGTAAGAATGGTAGACTGCCTCTCAAAGTGTGCAAATAAAGGccacattactttttttaagctgttcttcagtaataattttataaaagttAATGGCATGAGTTAAAAGAGACGCTGGGTAGAATTTCAAAGCATGTGTTACACGAAGTGAGAGCTGGTGGTTCGTCTGCTTTTTTGGCCCATAAACTGACATAAATGGGATAAAAAATAAGGGAGAGATGTAAGAAATGTGTTAGGAGTAGCTGTCTTCCTCATAAGGAGAAATATACCATGGCACTTGATTTTAttcagctgcctgctctctgaTGCTCCCCACTAGAGATGCTATGGGGAGTCCACACTTAGTGTGTCCCTGA
The Phalacrocorax aristotelis chromosome 1, bGulAri2.1, whole genome shotgun sequence DNA segment above includes these coding regions:
- the TAPBPL gene encoding tapasin-related protein isoform X1 → MAGALVLCGALVLCGALRALQAGPAKAPTPAPQFRSVDIALGCSYVMEDVRGLPRAFSGSSSENPATLVLRGISVRDDGNLDDVNEYKVPQENPDYSSPIIFETSAQSISIPYAESLLHAECDGAEVNCEIFPYSSQQAGEAPCRTSWFMATLQLSSGISVTLVLQSPHCSSQEEEHDATLHPKLRIPMSKEGTVLTTVEFQSSSRNTSLYTHLGSSVTLDCHFALAPSSSFFSLEWRRQHRGSGRSLFQYQVGSTGPAVQPKVHVDVAELLGSGDASLSLQGVSVGDEGTYICLVSTLLHQAQHIIQLHVAEPPRVRLVPEVVSFERGVTTTLTCNIAGYYPLDVSVSWTQKTPEDDMEIPLSNARFSSHRQSRDGTYSITSYLSISSATAQAPATYSCHVSHMTLAEPISVSAHLKAPEQTGSEGLVGGFIATIIFIVVLFNVLKRRAAERKSEQLLRASE
- the TAPBPL gene encoding tapasin-related protein isoform X2 is translated as MEDVRGLPRAFSGSSSENPATLVLRGISVRDDGNLDDVNEYKVPQENPDYSSPIIFETSAQSISIPYAESLLHAECDGAEVNCEIFPYSSQQAGEAPCRTSWFMATLQLSSGISVTLVLQSPHCSSQEEEHDATLHPKLRIPMSKEGTVLTTVEFQSSSRNTSLYTHLGSSVTLDCHFALAPSSSFFSLEWRRQHRGSGRSLFQYQVGSTGPAVQPKVHVDVAELLGSGDASLSLQGVSVGDEGTYICLVSTLLHQAQHIIQLHVAEPPRVRLVPEVVSFERGVTTTLTCNIAGYYPLDVSVSWTQKTPEDDMEIPLSNARFSSHRQSRDGTYSITSYLSISSATAQAPATYSCHVSHMTLAEPISVSAHLKAPEQTGSEGLVGGFIATIIFIVVLFNVLKRRAAERKSEQLLRASE